The following coding sequences lie in one Candidatus Dependentiae bacterium genomic window:
- a CDS encoding AAA family ATPase, with product MKRLPIGLSDYKKLIEDNYYYVDKTLLIQELFYKGGIVTLMPRPRRFGKTLNLSMLKYFFEKTTTSHAYLFEDKKIWQIPEMAKLQGKFPVIFITFKSIKESNWQDTYHKIIHLIAYEYRQHSYLLDNDILDTNEKEFFNKITSLSSTHADYQMSLLYLSRFLERYHKAKVIVLIDEYDAPIHMAFVKGYYQEVISFMRGFLTDVLKDNPSLERSIVTGILRTAKEGIFSGLNNLKVATVLQQDFANSFGFTEQEVERLLKDYQLENIHADFRAWYNGYLIGQTKIYNPWSALNCIDESGVFRPYWVNTSDNALINTIIAEASTQVKDACGLLITGNSLPDIIINEGMALPGMLNDANSIWTLLLFSGYLTAASSHVEEGLTYVELILPNKELLILFNTLVDSLFKQSLGNDDFRYLESALRDADGELFEKLLSKFMIQSMSFHDISDAEPEKSYHLFALGLLVLFSKKYAVRSNRESGYGRYDIMLIPQDKTLPGIIIEFKKKDLKESMQKCADRALEQIKSRSYATELESRGVKKIAFFGIACHKKNVLLKQA from the coding sequence ATGAAGCGGTTACCAATTGGACTCAGTGATTACAAAAAACTCATTGAAGATAATTACTACTACGTTGATAAAACATTACTTATCCAAGAGCTTTTTTACAAGGGTGGAATAGTAACACTCATGCCTCGCCCTCGCCGTTTTGGTAAAACACTCAACTTATCAATGCTCAAATATTTTTTTGAAAAAACAACAACATCACATGCTTACCTTTTTGAGGATAAAAAAATCTGGCAGATCCCTGAAATGGCAAAACTGCAAGGGAAGTTCCCCGTTATTTTTATAACTTTTAAAAGCATTAAAGAATCGAACTGGCAGGATACCTACCATAAAATTATTCATCTCATTGCTTATGAATATCGACAACACAGCTATTTATTAGATAATGATATTTTAGATACAAACGAAAAAGAATTTTTTAACAAAATAACCTCGCTTTCATCTACTCATGCCGATTATCAGATGAGCCTGCTCTATCTCTCACGTTTTCTTGAACGCTATCACAAAGCTAAAGTCATTGTCTTAATCGATGAGTATGATGCCCCTATTCACATGGCCTTTGTTAAAGGATATTACCAAGAAGTAATTTCATTTATGCGAGGTTTTTTGACCGATGTCCTCAAGGATAATCCTAGCCTTGAACGAAGTATTGTAACCGGCATTTTGCGCACAGCAAAAGAGGGAATCTTCTCAGGCTTAAATAACCTTAAAGTCGCTACGGTTTTACAGCAAGACTTTGCGAATAGCTTTGGCTTTACGGAGCAGGAAGTTGAACGTCTCCTCAAAGACTATCAGCTTGAAAATATTCATGCCGATTTCAGAGCGTGGTATAATGGCTATTTAATCGGTCAAACAAAAATTTACAACCCATGGTCAGCACTTAATTGTATTGATGAATCCGGCGTATTTCGCCCCTACTGGGTCAACACGAGCGACAACGCGCTTATCAATACGATTATTGCCGAAGCAAGTACACAGGTTAAAGATGCTTGCGGCCTCTTAATCACTGGAAATTCTCTGCCTGATATTATCATTAATGAAGGCATGGCGCTGCCAGGCATGCTCAATGATGCAAACTCAATTTGGACACTTCTTCTTTTTAGCGGCTATCTCACCGCAGCATCATCCCACGTTGAAGAAGGACTTACGTATGTCGAGCTTATACTTCCCAATAAAGAACTACTCATTCTTTTTAACACGCTCGTCGACAGTCTCTTTAAACAAAGCTTAGGTAATGACGATTTTAGATACCTAGAATCTGCACTGCGCGATGCTGATGGTGAACTTTTTGAAAAACTTTTAAGTAAATTTATGATACAAAGCATGAGTTTTCATGACATCTCTGATGCAGAACCTGAAAAAAGTTACCACCTTTTTGCCCTAGGTTTGTTGGTACTCTTTTCAAAAAAATACGCCGTACGCTCAAATCGCGAAAGCGGTTATGGTCGTTACGATATCATGCTTATACCCCAGGACAAAACACTGCCCGGCATTATCATAGAATTTAAGAAAAAAGATCTTAAGGAATCTATGCAAAAGTGCGCTGATCGTGCTCTTGAGCAGATTAAGAGTAGAAGCTATGCGACTGAGCTCGAGAGCCGAGGGGTCAAAAAAATTGCATTTTTTGGTATCGCTTGTCACAAAAAGAATGTTTTGCTTAAGCAAGCATAA
- a CDS encoding ubiquitin carboxyl-terminal hydrolase, protein MKSIRVLVAIFSIFLSTGQAGAINRGLINCANSCYMNASTQCFSHITPLSEYLKKNEPTFMHDEESDGIVQYIGLLKDLQASTEEQALSEGPLDINTETNHFHHTIINRIADWWGLDEQQDTPEYLEYFLNYLMSKDPNPDFIKQLFLIQSHSKVMCASGHLSENAASPDFILKISIPETPNASIESCIEKYFEEEQLTDENQYQCDLCNRNVDATKQLSIADAPPYLIVSLNRFKNIEEEIEIQKTESDEDGNVITDDKGFPVTITENQIIYVQEKIMQPVTFDQNLTLPPHIFLDQSIGNITYSLVGFVVHQGAFGAGHYWAYAKDPRDNTWRKFDDETVYDAEKLVQRIAAAGIEKFNIQSGSESEEEEEDYDENLDGTPYIFFYVRDNLPEELNNYLVPTFEDPLAKKLRLLKNKLMNLKNRLTTLKKSLEQLKHDLGA, encoded by the coding sequence ATGAAATCAATACGCGTTCTTGTAGCTATTTTTTCAATTTTCTTGAGCACAGGACAAGCTGGTGCTATCAATCGAGGTCTCATCAATTGCGCGAATAGCTGTTACATGAATGCAAGCACTCAATGTTTCTCTCATATAACGCCACTATCAGAGTATCTTAAAAAAAATGAACCGACATTTATGCACGATGAAGAAAGCGATGGAATAGTACAATATATCGGTTTATTAAAAGATTTGCAGGCATCAACTGAAGAGCAAGCCCTATCTGAAGGCCCTCTGGATATTAATACTGAAACAAATCACTTTCATCACACTATCATCAATCGAATTGCAGATTGGTGGGGACTTGATGAGCAACAAGATACACCCGAATATTTAGAATACTTTCTCAATTATCTCATGAGCAAAGATCCTAACCCTGATTTTATTAAACAATTATTCTTAATACAGAGTCATTCAAAAGTAATGTGTGCATCAGGTCACCTATCTGAAAACGCTGCGAGCCCTGACTTTATACTCAAAATTTCGATACCTGAAACACCAAACGCCTCAATTGAATCTTGTATCGAAAAATATTTTGAAGAAGAACAGTTAACAGATGAAAATCAATATCAATGTGATCTGTGCAACAGAAACGTTGATGCAACTAAACAGTTATCGATTGCAGATGCTCCTCCCTACCTTATTGTCTCGCTTAATCGATTCAAAAATATAGAAGAAGAAATTGAGATTCAAAAAACAGAAAGTGATGAAGATGGCAACGTCATAACCGATGATAAAGGTTTCCCTGTAACAATTACAGAAAATCAAATTATTTATGTTCAAGAAAAAATTATGCAACCTGTTACTTTTGATCAGAATCTGACACTCCCTCCTCATATATTTTTAGATCAATCAATTGGGAATATAACCTACTCACTCGTTGGCTTTGTCGTTCATCAAGGTGCATTTGGTGCTGGCCATTACTGGGCCTATGCAAAAGATCCGAGAGATAATACATGGAGAAAATTTGACGATGAAACTGTTTACGATGCAGAGAAACTTGTTCAAAGAATTGCAGCAGCTGGGATAGAAAAATTTAACATTCAGAGTGGTAGCGAAAGCGAAGAAGAAGAAGAAGACTATGACGAAAACCTGGATGGAACGCCCTACATTTTCTTTTACGTACGCGATAATTTACCAGAAGAGCTCAACAACTATCTAGTTCCAACATTTGAAGATCCTTTGGCCAAAAAATTACGCCTCCTCAAGAATAAACTCATGAATTTAAAAAATAGACTCACTACGCTCAAAAAAAGCTTGGAGCAGCTGAAACACGATCTTGGTGCATAA